The Pseudodesulfovibrio senegalensis genome contains the following window.
AGTTGCGCCCCGTGGTCCAGAGCGCACGAAAAGGGCAGAAGGCATGTGCCTCCTGCCCTCGAAAAAAGTTTCCGGAAAGCCTAGGCTTCGGCCGGAAGCACGTGCACGCGGGTTTTGACTGCGCGCTTGCGGGTGTACTTTTCGTACGTGACCACGCCGTCCACCAGAGCGAACAGGGTGTAGTCCTTGCCCATGCCCACGCCCTCGCCGGGGTGGACCTTGGTGCCGAGCTGGCGCACAAGAATGTTGCCTGCTGCGACGGACTGACCGCCGAAGCGCTTGATGCCTCGCCGTTGTCCGGCACTGTCGCGACCGTTTCTGGAACTACCAGCAGCTTTTTTATGAGCCATGATATCCTCCCCTCACGCGCTAGGCGGTGATGGATTTGACTTTCAGTTGAGTGTAGTCGTGACGGTGACCCTGGGTCTTGCGGGCATCCTTCTTGGGCAGCTTGTGAAAGACGATGACTTTCTTGCCGCGGGTGTGTCCGAGAACCTCGCATTCGACCTTGGCGCCGTCCACATAGGGAGCGCCGATCTTGGTGTCGCCCTTGGCGTCCACCAACAGGACCTTGTCGATAGCCAGCGTGTCGCCAGCGTTGGCCTTCATGAGATCTACATTGAATTCAAGGCCTTCTTCAACGCGGTACTGTTTCCCGCCAGCCTCGATGATAGCAAACATAAAAATATCCTCCGTTCGTAAGAGACGGCAAGCTAGCCGCAATCAACGCGTTTAGTCAAGCCTCTGAGGGAAATATTTCGTGTTTTTTTTGCATTTCACGCATGATGGTCACGATTGCCTCCCGGCCACGCTTAAAACCAGCACGTCGATGCGCACGGCTCCGGCCTTTCGCAGGGTCCTCGCGCACTCGGTCAGGGTGGCTCCGGTGGTCAGCACGTCGTCCACCAGAAGCACGTTTTTTCCCTGCACGGAACCGTCGGCCGCAAAGGCACCCCGGATGTTCGTGCGTCGTTGGTCCGGTTTGAGCCGCGTCTGCGGTTCGGTGTGTCGGGTACGGCGTAGCGCGTTGCGGTCCAGCGTGGCTTGGGCTGTCCGCGCCACGGGGCGTGCCAGCTCAAGGCTCTGGTTGTAGCCGCGCCAGACGAGACGTTTTTTGTGCAGGGGCACCGGAATGACCAGTTGCGGAGCCGGAGTGTCCATGCGGACCTGCGCCTGGGTGATCATATGCCGGAGCAGGGCCGAAAGGTGCAGTCCTTGCCGAAATTTGAAGGCCAGTACAAGTTCGCGCAGCAGTCCTTCATGCGGGCCGTGAAATCCCAGCGCGTCCCACGGCGGCGGCGTGGTGCGGCAGGCGGCGCAGAGGTGAACGGGGTCGTTGTTTTCCCCGAAGATCAGGCCGCAGCGCGGGCAGAATCCACCGGTGCGCGGGCGCAGGTGTTCGGCGCATTCGGGGCAGAGCCTGTTTCGGGCGTGCTGGGTGCCGCACACGGCGCAACGGCCCCGGCCCGTGGTGGCGAGCCGTGCCAGCCGGGCCAGAGCGCGGCGCACCATGCTCATTCGAGGCTCTGTTTCCAGGCCTGTGCAGCCATGGCGCGGATGGCGCGGGCCTGTTCGTCCTGCTCGTCGAGGTCGCCCGGAGCGTCCACCCCGCGGAGGCACATGGATTCGCCAGGGCTGATGTTGAAGTTCCACAGGAAGTATTTGAGGGAGAGTTGCGCGCCCTCGAACAGGCGTTCGCCCGTGGGACGCCCTGCCACGAATACGCTGTGAGCCTTGCGCACGGGAAGATCCGCCACCCACGCTTCCTTGTCCATGCGCGCCTTCCAGAATTGCTGGCCGCGGTCGATCCATGTCTTGAAGCGCGACGGCAGGTGATAGAAGTATATGGGCGTGGAAAAGAAGACCAGCCGTGCGGAAAAGAGCGGTTCGAACAGGACGGCCGCATCGTCCTTGGGTCCGAGGATGCAGCGGTCTTCAAGGCGGCCGTCCACGTTGCGGTCGCAGTGGCCGCAGGCCTTGCAGTGCATGACCTCATGGTCGCGCACGGTCATGATCCGGGCCGTTCCCCCGGCCTCGGCAACACCCTGCTTCAGGATTCGGGCCACCGTATCGGAATTACCCTTGCGGTGGCTGCAGGCATAAATGACAGCCGTGTCGTGCATGGTCGCTCCTTACTTGTCGTATACCGGCTCCTTGCGCCGGAAGGTGAAAAGAAGGTCCGGACCCTGTTCACTGGACTCGATGGTCCAGTCCGGGTGCATGTCCATGGCATAGCGCACGGAATCCGCCGAACCGGGCGACGCCAGTATCTCGACCTGATCGGTCTTTGCAAAACGGAGGTACCAACTTACCTCCATGCTCACGCCTCAGCACTTGCCGCGAATGTCGGCCTTCATGACCTCGCTCATTGCGCCTCCGTGCGAAATTCCGAAAAGAACGGATTGTGGTTTTTCTCGTCGTCCACCGTGGTGTCAGGTCCGTGGCCCGGAAAGAGTTTCGTGTGGCCGGGCAGGGTGAAGATGTGGTCGGCAACGGATTTCTTGAGCACCTCGAGGCTGCCGCCGGGAAAGTCGGTTCTGCCGATGGAACGGTAGAAGATGAGGTCGCCCACAAAGCATACGGCCGCGTCCGGAAAATGGAAGGACAGGCTGCCCTGGGAATGTCCGGGCGTGTGGAATGCCTCGCAGCGCATACCCGCAAATTCGTGCTCGCCTGCTTTGATCTCCTGTATTTCATACTCTTCCACCACGGGCAGCCCCATCATGCCGCCGCGTCCGAGTTCGGACGAGAGCAGGGGCAGGTCGTCGGCGCAGGCCAGTATGGGCAGACCGGTGGCCCGGGCAAAGGCCGCATTGCCGTATGTGTGGTCGAAATGGAGGTGCGTATTCAGGATATTGGCCGCCTTGAGGCCGTTTTCCTCAAGGTATTGCAACACCGGAGCCGGATCGCCGCCCGGGTCCACCACAACGGCGAGACCGTCTGCGGCAAGGATATGGCAGTTGGTTTCCAATGGACCCAGCGGGATGGTCTTTATGTGCATCAAAGCGCCTCCAGAAGCAGCTCGTTCATGGTTTTCCGTTCGGAACTTCCTTTCTGCGCGGGGTGTCCCACGGCCAGAACGGCCTGAAGTTCATAAGTGTTCTCGTCGAGGCCCATGGCGTTCAGCGCTGTGGCCTGATCATTGATGATCTGTCCGAGCCACACGGCCCCAAGCCCTTTGGCGTGGGCGGCCAGCAGCATGTTCTGAATGCAGGCGCCCGCGCCCTGATGGTCCTTCATGGGGCTGTACATGGCTTCCTTTTCCAGCAACACGCATACGAGGGCTTGAGCCTGGCGCACGACGTGGGCGTATTTGGTGCAATCGGCCAGTCGTTCTGCGCGGGGATCCTCCGGGCGGATCACCAGAAAGCGCCACGGCTGGTTGTTCAGTCCGCTGGGTGCCCAGCGTCCGGCCTCGAGCATGGCCTCCAGATGCTCACGCTCCACGGGTTGGTCCGTGAATTTGCGTATGCTGCGCCGCTGGCGCATGGCCTCCAGTACGGCCTTGGCATGGTCGTTCATTGTTTCTCCGTTTGGTTTGCCGCATCAGTGTAGCGTGTCGTCTTTTTCGGGGCAAGGGCGCGTTGACCGGGGCTCTTGCAACCTTTGCCCGAAAACGGGTATGCTGGATCATGGAAAACCGTTCTGCCGCACGGAGGCCGTCATGAAGCCCGAAGACGATGTCCAGCTCGAAGAGCGTTTCCTGCAGATCAGTCCCAACATACTGGAGAGCTTTCCGCGTTTTCGTCCGCCAGTGAATCTGCATGTCTGGGACGAGGAGCTCGGTTCGGTCCGTCTGCTGGCCGGGGCGGACAGCCGCCTGAGCGAGAAGCGGCAGCAGGAAGTGGCCGACCACTGCCGGGCGGGCAACCTGTATCTGGACCGGCGGGACTACCGTGAATATGCCGTGCACCTGAGCCGCAATCTCGGATTGGTGCTGGTGGAGCAGGACCTGAACCCGGACGAGGTTTCCGAAATATTCTATCTTGCCCTGCGCCGGACGCTGGACGCCTTTTTCGAGCAGCCCATTGCCGGACGGTTGCAGGATCTGCAACGCGACCTGAGCATATTGTGTGAATATATCTGGATCGATCCGGGGCGCACCGAGTTTCTGCTCAAGACGCTGGACAAGCAGTACGACGCGGCCACCCACGGCGTGAACAGCACCTTCGTGGGGCTGGGCGTGTTTGCCATGCGCTACCGGACCCGGCTTGAGCGCACCAACCTCAATCATCTTGCCCTCGGGCTGGCCGTGCACGACATGGGCATGGCCATGGTGCCGGGCTTTATCCGCGACAAGGAAGGCATTTTGCTGCACCGGGACAAGGAATCCGTGCGCAGGCACCCGGACCTCGCTTTGGGCATGCTCACCCGGCTGAAGGTCAACGACCGCATTGTGGAGCAGTGCGTGATGGAACATCACGAGCGGCTGGACGGCACCGGCTATCCCAAGGGGGTGCGTGGCGACGCCGTCAGTCTGCCGGGCAGACTGTGCGGACTGGCCGATTCGTTCAGCGCGGCCATTGCCGAGCGGCCGTATCATTCCGGTGAGGAGGCCCTGACTGTTGCGGGCCAGTTGTTGCGGCAGGAGGGGCGCTACGACCGGGGCATGGCCCGGGCCCTGCTGGAGTTGCTCAAGTGCGGATTCGCCGGATGCGGGGTGGACCCGGCTACCTGATATATCCCTTGCGCCGCATGTCTTCCGGGTCTGCGGAAAGCAGCATGGCCGTGCGCATGACGCAAAAGCCGAGCCGTTCGTAAAAGCCTTCCTTGCCCGGCACGGAGTGCAGTTGCACGTTGGGCGTTTCCAGCCTGTCCAGCATGGCGCGCATCATGCGCGTGCCCAGTCCGCTGCCCTGATATTCCGGAAGCATGCACAGGTCGTATATCACGGATTGTACTACATGGTCGGAAAGGGCGCGGGCAAGGCCCACGGTGCGCCCTCCGTGCCATGCAAAGCAGACCAGCGCACTGTTTTCAAATGTCGTGCGCAGCCTGTCAGGTTTGCGGGTCCCCAGGGGCGCGCGTTCGAAAATGGTACAGGCCTGTTCCCAGTCCACCCCCGAGCAGTCGAAACGCAGGGTGATGTCGTTTGCCGGGGCGTGGTTCATTTCCTTTCCTGCCACCATGTCTGCATGCGCGCCACTTCGCGGTCGTCCGAGGCGCGGAACAGCGCATGCCGTGCCGTGCCGTCGTCCTGCGGGCTGCACAGGGCGACCAGCTCTTCCCCGGCGTGGCATTCGGCCCGGAACTGCACGTCCGCGGCCACGCATTGCCGGGTTTCCTTCCATTCGACCGGGCACGATTCCAGTAGAAATTCCACCTGCCGGATGCTGTTTACGTGGCGGTTCACGTCTTCGTCGCCCTGCCGGGCCAGCACATTTGCCCGGTGCTCGCCTTCGCGGATGCGTTTGACGGCGCGCGATTCGAATTCCAGTGCCCGGTCCCGTTCGGGGCTTTTTCGTTTGGCCATGATTTCCTCGGCGTTCACGGCCTTGCGCGACTCCAGGTCGATGATGGCCCATGCGCTGGTAGCCCGGCCCACTATGCGGTCGTCGAGCCGGATTTCGTAGTCGCGTGTGGCTGCCGTGCGGCCCGCGCCCGAGGGCCAGGTGGTCACGTCCACGACCTCGCCGAAGGCGGGCAGGGCGTCCATGCGCAAAAAGGCACGCACCAATACCCACGCGCAGCCCATGGCGTGCAGGTCCGCATAGCCGAAGCCGAGGCGTTCGGCATGCATGGAGGCAATGTCCTGCAAATGGTTGCATAGGGGCGGGATCGTGACTTTCCAGTCGTACCCGGTTTCATAGGACCGTATGCGGTAGGGTTGGGTGAATAGGAGTTCGTTCATGTGTGCTTCCTTTGCGGGAATGTGTTGGCGAAAAGAATGTGAACTTTGCAATACACCGGGGGCGGGCAGGGGGCAACCACGT
Protein-coding sequences here:
- a CDS encoding GNAT family N-acetyltransferase produces the protein MNHAPANDITLRFDCSGVDWEQACTIFERAPLGTRKPDRLRTTFENSALVCFAWHGGRTVGLARALSDHVVQSVIYDLCMLPEYQGSGLGTRMMRAMLDRLETPNVQLHSVPGKEGFYERLGFCVMRTAMLLSADPEDMRRKGYIR
- a CDS encoding HD-GYP domain-containing protein translates to MKPEDDVQLEERFLQISPNILESFPRFRPPVNLHVWDEELGSVRLLAGADSRLSEKRQQEVADHCRAGNLYLDRRDYREYAVHLSRNLGLVLVEQDLNPDEVSEIFYLALRRTLDAFFEQPIAGRLQDLQRDLSILCEYIWIDPGRTEFLLKTLDKQYDAATHGVNSTFVGLGVFAMRYRTRLERTNLNHLALGLAVHDMGMAMVPGFIRDKEGILLHRDKESVRRHPDLALGMLTRLKVNDRIVEQCVMEHHERLDGTGYPKGVRGDAVSLPGRLCGLADSFSAAIAERPYHSGEEALTVAGQLLRQEGRYDRGMARALLELLKCGFAGCGVDPAT
- a CDS encoding MBL fold metallo-hydrolase yields the protein MHIKTIPLGPLETNCHILAADGLAVVVDPGGDPAPVLQYLEENGLKAANILNTHLHFDHTYGNAAFARATGLPILACADDLPLLSSELGRGGMMGLPVVEEYEIQEIKAGEHEFAGMRCEAFHTPGHSQGSLSFHFPDAAVCFVGDLIFYRSIGRTDFPGGSLEVLKKSVADHIFTLPGHTKLFPGHGPDTTVDDEKNHNPFFSEFRTEAQ
- a CDS encoding nitroreductase family protein, translating into MNDHAKAVLEAMRQRRSIRKFTDQPVEREHLEAMLEAGRWAPSGLNNQPWRFLVIRPEDPRAERLADCTKYAHVVRQAQALVCVLLEKEAMYSPMKDHQGAGACIQNMLLAAHAKGLGAVWLGQIINDQATALNAMGLDENTYELQAVLAVGHPAQKGSSERKTMNELLLEAL
- a CDS encoding flavodoxin family protein translates to MHDTAVIYACSHRKGNSDTVARILKQGVAEAGGTARIMTVRDHEVMHCKACGHCDRNVDGRLEDRCILGPKDDAAVLFEPLFSARLVFFSTPIYFYHLPSRFKTWIDRGQQFWKARMDKEAWVADLPVRKAHSVFVAGRPTGERLFEGAQLSLKYFLWNFNISPGESMCLRGVDAPGDLDEQDEQARAIRAMAAQAWKQSLE
- a CDS encoding ComF family protein, encoding MSMVRRALARLARLATTGRGRCAVCGTQHARNRLCPECAEHLRPRTGGFCPRCGLIFGENNDPVHLCAACRTTPPPWDALGFHGPHEGLLRELVLAFKFRQGLHLSALLRHMITQAQVRMDTPAPQLVIPVPLHKKRLVWRGYNQSLELARPVARTAQATLDRNALRRTRHTEPQTRLKPDQRRTNIRGAFAADGSVQGKNVLLVDDVLTTGATLTECARTLRKAGAVRIDVLVLSVAGRQS
- a CDS encoding acyl-[acyl-carrier-protein] thioesterase, with translation MNELLFTQPYRIRSYETGYDWKVTIPPLCNHLQDIASMHAERLGFGYADLHAMGCAWVLVRAFLRMDALPAFGEVVDVTTWPSGAGRTAATRDYEIRLDDRIVGRATSAWAIIDLESRKAVNAEEIMAKRKSPERDRALEFESRAVKRIREGEHRANVLARQGDEDVNRHVNSIRQVEFLLESCPVEWKETRQCVAADVQFRAECHAGEELVALCSPQDDGTARHALFRASDDREVARMQTWWQERK
- the rpmA gene encoding 50S ribosomal protein L27, translating into MAHKKAAGSSRNGRDSAGQRRGIKRFGGQSVAAGNILVRQLGTKVHPGEGVGMGKDYTLFALVDGVVTYEKYTRKRAVKTRVHVLPAEA
- the rplU gene encoding 50S ribosomal protein L21, with the translated sequence MFAIIEAGGKQYRVEEGLEFNVDLMKANAGDTLAIDKVLLVDAKGDTKIGAPYVDGAKVECEVLGHTRGKKVIVFHKLPKKDARKTQGHRHDYTQLKVKSITA